CAATATATTAGGCATATAGTAAATAACTGCAATAAAACAAAGCAGAATATAGTAGAACTAGTAGGATATAAGCAAGATGCAATAGCAAAAATAACAGATACGTTAGGCTCACTTGATGAACTAATAAATCATCTAAATGATAAAATTTGTGTATTTAGAAAAAACATAGAATCAAAGAATGTAGAACTAGAAAATTTTAGCCTACAAACCTTTGTAACGGATGCTGTTGCTAGACTAAAAGCAATTGCTGAAGATGATAGAATAGATCTAAAAAGCAATTTTCAGGCTAATATAAAAGACAGTATTATTGGAGATAGTTTACGAATAAGAGCTGTACTAAGCCAGTTAGCTGAAAGTGCTATTATACATGGCACTAAATGTACAACGATTAATATTTGTGTTCATTTATTACCTTCTAAAGATGGAAAAACAGATTCAAAAGATAAAATATTACAATTTTTAGTACAAAGCACAGGCCCTAGCATTCAGAAAGAAAAATTGCAAAAGATGAATTCTGAACTAAGCAATTCGAATTTAACAAAACATCAAGAGCTAGGACAAGGGTTGGTGTTTATAAAACAGCTTACACATCAAATGAAAGGAAATCTCAAAATAGATCAAGGAAGTAACTACATATCTTCTTCGTTTGAAGTGCCAATTCAATTATATACCTAAATTAGGATGCAACTATGCAAACGGAAGCCATATGTGATATACCAGTCAGCTTAGCTAATTGTTAGCTAAGCTTGCTATTTTAAATTTCTAAAAAAACAAAGTTAATAAACTTCACCATAGGAGAATAATGTGGAAAATAACAATAATGATCTAAATGATAAAATTTGTGTATTTAGAAAAACCATAAAATCAACGAATGTAGAACTAGCAAAATTTAGCCTACGAAAAATGCTAAATGGTACTATTGCAGCAATCAGATTAATTGCTGAAGATGAAAATATAGAGCTAAGGGAAAAAATAGGAAATGACATATACGATATTATTACTGGAGATAGGTTTCGAATAAGAGCTGTACTCACTCAGTTAGTTGGTAGTGCTATTATGCATAGTACAAATAGCAAAGTTAGAGTTAGCATTGATTTTTTGCCTCCTAAAAATGAACAATCGAATTCAAAAGATAGAATATTGAAATTTGTAGTGCATAGCGTAGGAGCTGGCATTTCAAAAAACAAATTACAAGAGATGAACTCTGAATTAAAAAAACCACACTTAATTAAGCATCAAGCATTAGATTCAGGGTTAGAACTTATCAAACATCTTACATATGAAATGAAAGGAAGCATTAAGATAGAGAGTAAAGAAGGGCATTATACAAAGTTTTTAGTCAGCATTCCGATACAAACTAGTAATTTAAATTCGCAACATTAGTCAAATGGAGAATATTATGAAAAATAAAAAAAGAATATCAATACAACAAAAGACATTTCTCAAGATGTTTGGACAATTCATCTGCCACCTATTTCAATTAAGTTAGTATCTACAGCTAAGGAAAGAAATATTTATCTTTGTACCGAAAATATGAATGCAGATAACTATATTAAAATGAAAATAAAGCTACAACAAGCGGAAGATTATCTAGAGGAAGCTGAGTCAATGAAGCAATATTGTATAGATTTGATTCAAAAAATTAAATATACGTTTGATCTTACTACTGCTAAAATCCAAGATCTAGCAGATGATCTACTATGTTGGCAAAATGATTTCAAAGAAAAGGAATATAAAACTACTAGCTTAACAAGAATACTTAATTGTGTTGCTAACCTACAAGACTGCTGTAACAGTATAGTTTACTCACTTAGAGACCAAATTGAGCTTCAAAACGTACATTTAAAAAAATTTAGCATACAAAAACTATTGAAGGATACAATTAGTTCGCTGAAAGAAATTGCTGAAGATAGAGAAATATCGCTCAGTTACAATGTTCAGGACAACATAAATGACATTGTTATTGGAGATAGTTGTCTATTGCAAACTATACTTAGTCAATTAATAAGTGGAGCTATTAGAGTTAATAAAAGCTGTAAGGTTGATGTTATAGTTATGTTATTTATTGCACCGTATCGAAAGGAAAACGAAAAAGACAAAATATTAAGATTCATAGTACGTGATAACGGAAAAGGTATTTCACAAGAAAAACTACAAGAAATAAATGCAAAATTTACTGATTTGCATTCAATTAGAGTATCCAGAAATATTAGACTCGAGTCTAGGATTTACAAATTACATTGTTAACAAACTAAGTGGAAAATTAGAGATAAAGAGCGAGGCAAATAAGTTCACAGCTATTACTTGCGATATACCAGTACAACTTAATTAAAAGATATGGAAGCATTTTATGAGTCATACTATAAAATCTGGAGATTTTGGTATTCAAGCAAAAGTAAATAATACTATTAGAGCACTGAAGCCATTCACAGAAAATAAAGGAATAAATCTTAGCTGTAACTTCAAAAATGATATTAAAGATTTAATCATTGTAAATAGTACTCAAATACAGAAAGTACTAACACTATTAATTTGCAATGCTACTAATAGTAAATGCAGCGAAATTAGTGTTGAAGTTGATTTGCTGCCTTCTACAAATAAAAAGACAAATTATAGAATATTACAATTAATTGTTCGTAATAACGGAATTGGAATTTCAGCTGAGAAAGTGAAAAAGATAAATAATGAGCTCAGAAACTTACATATCAAAAGCTATGCAGTACTAGAATCTGAATTACTACTCGTTAAACCGTTTATACATGAAATGACTGGAAAAATTAAACTAGAAAGTAAGCAAGATCAGTATACAGCTTTCACGTGTAGTATACCTATAGAAGTTCGTTGAGAAACTGAAAATTAGAATTATTAATGGAGATGGAGGAAATAATGTTAGCATTTTTAAATTGTGAACATATCAATAAACTACTTGATAAGCTGGACTTGATTAATCATAGTTTTAATAAACGCATTGATCTTGATAAAGTAAAAAAAGCTATATTTTATGCAAAAAAATATCATAGCAATCAAAAGCGAGATACAGGAGAACCTTATTATATGCATCCATTAAAAGTTGCATATATGGTAGTAGAGTATAGTTCTGAAACAGATACGATTATTACAGCAATATTACACGATGTAATTGAGGATACAAAATTAACTAAAAAAAAGATAGCAATGGAATTTAATGATAACATTGCCGAGCAAGTTCTAGCTCTTACAAGAAACATAGGTGGTAAGAAAACCAGTTCCATGAAAATGATTCAAACATTAGTGAATCAAGATAAAGTAGAGCTATTACTAATCAAACTATTGGACCGATTGGATAATATTAAAACTATATTCATAAAGCCAGCCAAAAGAAGACAAGAAATCATACTAGAAACGCAGCAAGAATTTATACCTCTTGCTGAATACCTTAAATTACCAGAGATTGCTATAAAGCTAAATAAATACTGTGAGCGTTATGCTACCTAATAAACTAAAGTTTAATAGGTGGTTAATGTAGTGAATTGCAGAAATTAAAATTCAATAAGAGAATGTTCATGTAAGTTATTTTATTGTATAATTTAAAAAGAATAGAAAATATGAAAAATATATGCATTTATCAAGATTTCTAGATCCAAAGAATGATGTAGCATTTAAAAAGATATTTGGATCAGAAAAAAACAAGGACATACTAATACATTTTCTGAACGATATATTGTTGTTTGAAGGGAATAGAGAAATAACAGAAGTAGAGTTTTTAGGAACGATATTAGATGCAGACATAGCGTCCAAAAAAGAATCAATAGTAGATGTTTTGTGTAAAGATAAAAACGGTGCGCAATATATAATAGAAATGCAAGTAGATCCTACACAAGGATTTGAAAAAAGAGCACAGTATTATGCAGCAAAGGCATATGGCAGGCAACCAAATAGAGGGAAAGAAGGAAAATACTCAGACCTAAAGGAAGTTATATTTATAGCTATAGCAGATTATAAATTGTTTCCAAACAAAGAAGACTATATATCAAGGCATGTAATATTGGATAAAAAGACATATGAGCATGATCTAAAGGACTTTTCATTTACCTTTATAGAATTACCAAAATTTAAAAAAAATAGAGTGGAAGAGTTAAGTGATATAACAGAGAAGTGGTGCTATTTTTTTAAACATGCAAAAGAAACAACATTAGATGGATATAATAAAATAATAGGTGAAGATTTAATAATAAAAAGAGCGTATGAGGCATTAGATCAGTTTAATTGGAGTGAAGACGAACTAATAACCTATGAACAAGAGTTAAAGCGTATATGGGATAATAAAGCAGTAGAAGATTATAAACTCGAACGCGCTAAAGCTGAAGGAATAAAGCTTGGTGAGGCTAAAGGTAAAGCTGAAGGTAAAGCTGAAGGAATAAAGCTTGGTGAGGCTAAAGGTAAAGCTGAAGGTAAAGCTGAAGGAATAAAGCTTGGTGAGGCTAAAGGTAAAGCTGAAGGTAAAGCTGAAGCAAAAAAAGATTTTGCAATAAAATTATTGAAATCTGAATTATCAGTTGAGACAATTGCTGAATATACGGATTTATCAATACAAGAAGTATTAAATTTAAAAAATAGTGTAAAATAATAAGAAATATACAACACGAAATCTTACTTTTGATGTGTTGTATGCTACTTCTATTAGATGCTTTATATCACACTACAAGTTCTATACTATACTAAACATTGAGAAGCCTATTCTTTGGCCTCAATGTCCTTAACATGGCCGCACCATTCTTGACGAAAGCTATTCCATTTTAAGTCATGAAGGCGAATGTGGCGCTTAGTGTTTTCGTCTGGTTCAGAAGCAAATTTTAAAATCACAGCAGCTTTATTTTGCTGTTCTTTATCAAAAATATCTTTACCGATTGTAGTCCAATGATTCTGAACATTTTGATGTATAGTCATTTACAATGAAGTTTGAGTATAAAATATCCTGTTAGTAAATCTTATGATGCTATTGTCGCTTTTTTATGCTCAAACCTCATTGTAAATGACTATAGTCTATAATCTAGAATAATAAAACATTCTTAACTTATGAACATGTGACTCTGTGCCTTGATTCTAAAAATTAATCAGTTATGATGCGGAGATTGCTTTTTTAAATTTTTTTTTTGCAAGTTCATTTGCTAACTGGTATGCGTACACATTATCAGAATCATATTTGATAGCCAGGTTACAACTTTTTCTATTGCATTTCTACCTTTTTTAAAATATCTCTAATATAAGGTGCTATTAAACCTGGATTATACTTAATAGCTAACTCAAAATTCTTTATTGCCTTTTCACGTTGTCCTAATTGCTTCAAACTTTCTCCTTTATTAAGATAAGCTTCTGCAAAACCTGGTTTATACTTAATAGCTAAATTAAACTTCTTTATTGCTTCTTGATGTTGTCCTAATTTACTCAAAGCAACTCCTTTATTCATATAAGCTTCTGCCAGATCTGGTTTATGCTTAATAGCTATATCACAATTCTCTATTACTTCTTGATATTGCCCTAATTGGTATAAAGAAATTCCTTTATTATAGTAAGCCTTTTCATCATTTGGGTTGTATCGAATACCTGTATCAAAATTCTCTATTGCTTCTTGATATCGACCTAATGCATTCAAAGCATTTCCTTTATTAATATAAGCTTTTGCCAAATCTGGTTTATACTTAATAGCTATATCATAATTATCTATTGTTTCTTGATATCGACCTAATTCGTTCAAAGCAATTCCTTTATTATAGTAAGCGTTTACATCATTTGGGTTATATTGAATAGCTATATCATAATTCTCTATTGCTTTTTGATATTGCCATAATTGCATCAAAGTATTTCCTTTATTAATATAAGCTTTTGCCGAATCTGGTTTATACTTAATAGCTATATCATAATTCTCTATTGCTTCTTCATACTGTCCTAAGTCGTTCAAAGAGGCTCCTTTATTATTATAAGCTTCCGCCGAATCTGGTTTATACTTAATAGCTATATCATAATTCTTTATTGCATCTTGATATTGTCCTAATTGCTTCAAAGAAATTCCTTTATTAATATAAGCTTCTACCGAATCTGGTTTATACTTAATAGCTATATCATAATTCTCTATTGCTTCTTGATGTTGCCCTAATTTGTCTAAAGCAATTCCTTTATTAATATAAGCTTCTGCTGAATATGGATTACACTTAATAGCTAAATTAAACTTCTTTATTGCTTCTTGATATTTTCTTAACTGAAAAAATGAATTCTCTTTATTAAAATATTTGTCTGTTAGCATATCTTTACCCTAAAATTAAATAGTGTTATATGAGCAGATTATTTTGATGCAACAGATGTAACTGTATTAATAATACTGTCATATATTTTATATGATTTATAAAAATTCCCCTTTAAATTTTTGATTAGCTGTGATAATTGCTAAATCAAATGTGCTGTTACAAATTTTCTTTTTTACATCATTATTTTTAATACTATCAGAAATTTCATCAAAATTCTTTATTTTTTATTATTACCATCAGTTATGTTACTCTGAAATTCTTACTCTATATTTTCTATCAGTACTAATATTGCTAGCTGTGCATATAGTTTGAACTATTATCTAAGATACAAGCTCAAGTTTATACTGAACATTGAGAAGGCCATTCTTTAAGGCCTCAATATCCTTAACATGGCCGCACCATTCTTGACGAAAACTGTTCCATTTTAAGCCATGAAGGCGAATGTAGCGCTTAGTGTTTTCGTCTGGTTCAGAGGCAAATTTTAAAATCACGGCAGCTTTATTTTGCTGTTCTTTATCAAAAATATCTTTACCTATTGTAGTCCAATGATCCTGAACATTTGGATGTTGTGTTAAAGTTTCTTTTAGTGAAACAATTGCACCAAATAAAGTATTTGTTGGTAAGTGATCAAGATTAGCTTTAGCAAGTAATCCACCCATTTCGATAAGACGTCGAGTACGCATTTTACGTTCTTTAATTTTAAGGTTAACCTCATCCATGATTAGCCTAGCCTTTTTTTGTTGAAGAGTAATTTTTTTCTGCATAAGATTTGCCATGTTAGTAATTCAGAAAGATAAAAAAATCAGGCAAGAATATATCAAAATAAAATTCCAGTAAAGAAAAAAAACCGCGCCTACCAAACCAACATCAAATAATTATAGTCAAAAAAACGTGAATTCAAGGTTAGAAGCTTCATTAAAGAATAAGCTTAAGCGGGTAGGTAAGCGCAGAAGCGCTTTTCCTCCCAAAGAACCGTACAAGCGAATTACTCCGCATACGGCTCAAGCAATTTACAAACAGCTGCAATAAGTTGTCCGCGATTACTGTGTACTTGTCGATGGCAGTTTTCATGCAATAAGCACAAATTGTTAATATGGTCAGTGCCACCACATCTTATAGGTGTTATATGATGTACATGAACACTTTCACCATTATCTATTAAATCAAAACAAACAAGACATTTACCCTTTTGTCTACGCCAAAGAATCTGCCTAGATTTAAACAAATACTTAGGGCTATCAGCCTGACGTTTATGCCAATATTCTCTAAGTTTTGAATTATCAGGAGAAGATTTACCTTTAACAAGAATATGTCGTTTAATCGTTGTCCATTGTAATTTCCATAGATATAGATCTTTATTCATAAAGACCCAATTATCATTTCTGCCTTTAATGCGACCCCAATACTTTTTCTTAAGCCATTCCCAGGATTTTTTAGGATGTTTTCTACATACGAATCTTGCTTGCTAAATCCACATCCAACAGTCTAAATTGGAAAAAATTTTCTTGGACACAACTTTGTTGAAATAACTGCACCATCCAAATATTTTAGAATTTAGATTATCAATTATTCTATCAATATTCCATGAGAAACTTTTTTTCCATTCTATTGACATTCGTTTTTTAAACGACTTTATAGAGTCTTTAGACGGTTTAACTAGTAGAGCTACACCTCTTCTTGTACTATTGGTTTTATATTGTCGAATATTAAATCCAAGGAAATCAAAACCTTCATTAATATGAAGTATCCTGGTTTTTTCCTTTGACAATTCTAAGCCTCTAATACTTAACCAATCATTAATAATACTTTTGGCTCTGATACATGAGCTTTCTGACTTAGCGCAAACGACAAAATCATCAGCGTATCTCACTAAAGCATATTCGGATTTAGAATATAGGTGATCATACTTATTATAGATAATATTAAGTATATCACTCATTCCATGAAGAGTTATGTTTAAAAGTAATGGAGAAATTAATCCACCTTGTGGAGTACCAGCTGTTGTTTTGATAATTTGATAATCCTGCATTACACCAGATTTAAGCCATGCTTGAATCCAATTACGAGCAGGGAAATTTCCTATAATTTTCAAAAGAAAATTATGATCAATATTATCAAATGCTCCTTTAATATCAGCATCTAATATCCAATTTCTATTGGTTCCATGTCGAATAATACCAGATATTCTCTGTATTGCATCGTGAGCGCTACGTCCAGGTCTAAAGCCATAGCTGCAACCTTCAAACTTAGCTTCCCAATATGGTTCAAGTGCTGATTTTACAACAGCCTGTCTACACCTATCCAAAATAGTTGGCAAGCCTAAAGGTCTAGATTCGCCATTACTTTTTGGTATGTATACACGCTTAATCGGTTTTACAGATGATAGATTATTATCTGCTAACTTTTCCATCAACAGACTCCTTTCTTTATCTGTCTTAACAACTATTTTATCAATTCCAGGACTTTTTCGTCCTTTGTTGATTTGAGTAACACGTCTTATAGCAAGTAACCTATTTGCTCTTGATTTTAACATCAATCTTTGTAAGTTACGTACTAACTTCATATTACCATTTGCAGATGCCCTATAAATACGTCTACGAAGATTATTAACCTTTTGTATAATTTCTTTCCAGTCTATTGAATGCCAATAGATTTTCTTGAAATTATCTTTAGTCTCAATTGTTACATTTGCGTTTAGCATCCAACTTTTCCAATTAATTCATAATCTTGTTTACCTATTTAGGGTAAATCACCAGTCTTAAGTTAGCATCATTTCTGATTAGCATATAAATGCCTATACACTCAGTTATTAATTTCTGTAGTCTTTCGACTTAGTGTCATTTGCTTTCTAAGACCTCTCTTACCTACTATCAGTTGCCTAATAATAGGCTTACCATGTTTCACTCATCAGAGAGACGTTAAGTTGGTTATCTTCTTTATACCGAGGAGCTGGCATTTTTAAAGAAGGCTGCGTATTCCTTCTTACAGCTAAGCTTTTCAGCTTTATCCTTATAACAGAATTTATCTGGAGTATCTGCTTCTGCATTGACGATATTTTCCATACGAAGATTCACTTTCGTTTAACCAATTTTAACTTTACCTTGCCCCTATTTCCCATCCAGATTAGTACTTTAGTTAGGCTTTCTATCGCGCTTAGTACAAGACCGTTACCAATCTCGCACCGCAATAGCGGTAACTAAGGTTTAAATGCAACCTTGCTACATTTCTGTAGTCTCTGTTTGAGCGACCTCATGTCGCACTACGCAATATGCAATCGATAAAGATTGCTGCTAAAAAATGAGTACTCATTAACCGATTGAATGTTAAAAAAAAAGAAGTTTGTGCTAGCAAAATCAAAAAAACCATGCTAACTTAAAACTCAGGTGAGAATTGGTATTGAGATAGCTATACAGTTTACAAGGGTTGAATTTTTAAGTAGAAGTACAGGAGGTGATAGTTGTCGTAAGGCAGCGTATAATGCAAGAACTATTGTTAAAAATAAGCAAACAGGTATAAGGTATAACTTCTCTCGTAAGAAAGATAACGTATATCATACAGTGCTGATACCGGATTATGTAAAACAAGAATTCAAGAATATTCAAACATTAATGAATGAGGTAGAACGAACCGCAAAAGACCCAAACAGCCAGTTGTTGAAGGATATCGTAATAGCGTTGCCAGATGAGAAGGAGCTAAATTTAGAGCATAGAATAGAACTAACTCATCGAATAGTTGATGCAATGGAATGGGTGCAAAATGGTCTTGGAGTACAGATAGACATTCATAAGCCTCAAATAGGAGATAAAAACTGGCATGCACATATATTGCTCACTATGAGAAGATTTAGAAAAGATGGAACTGGTTTAGGAGATAGAGCAGTAGATTTAAACCCAAAAATCATAACAGTTAATGGCAAAAAGGTTGTTATTAAAGATTCCAAGATGATTCATGAAATAGCAAAAGAAGAAACTAATGCATATTTCGCTGAATTAGGCTTGCCATATAGAGTTGACGAGACAAGCAAAGTACCTGGAAAGCATATTGGACCTCGTAGAATTAGGAATTTTATTAATGAAGTATTAAATGAAAATGAGTTACGTAAAGAGGCTCATTTGAAGATTATTAATGATGCTGACGTAATAACAGATTCTATAACACATTACAAATCTATTTTTACTAAGCAGGATGTTGAAAAAGCAGTAAAAGATATACCAGATCCAACAGCAAGAGAACAGTTAGTTCAGCAAGTGCTTAGTTCAAATAGAATACTAGAGTTATACCATGATGATGGTGAAAGTAGCAAATATTTTACGACAATTGAGGTTCGAAATGAGGAGACGAGAATAATCAGAATAGCTAATAAAATCAATGATCAGGTTTATTACAACAACATTTACAATCTTAAAAGTGATATCGAAGGTCTAGCAAATGTTAGTGAGGAACAGAAACAAGCGCTAAGGCATATTTTGCTTAGCACTAGTGGAGTTAGAGTCTTGAGAGGAAGAGCTGGTACAGGAAAATCTTATGTTTTAGCAAAAGCGCATAAGCTCGCAACAAATCGTGGACAAAAAGTTATTGGTATTGCTCCTACTCATAAGGCAGTATCAGAGCTGAGGAGCAAAGGTTATACAGAGGTCTATACAGTAAAAGGATTTTTATATAATCGAAAAAAAATTTTTATGCAAGACAGCTTAATAGTAGTAGATGAAGCTGGAATGGTAGGTACTAAAGCTTATGCAGAGCTGTTTAGAGTAGTTAGAAACAATAATTGTCAACTGATACTTGCTGGGGATGAAAAACAGTTAGCTTCAATAGAAAGAGGCGGAATGTTTGAGATGCTGAGTAATATTTTTGGTTCACATGTTTTAGTAAATATTCGAAGACAAAGTGAAAACTGGAGCAGAGAAGCAGCAATGGAGTTTGCTGAGAGTAATATTTTAAGCGGTATAACCTTACTGAGGCAAAATAACTGCGTTAGGTTTGATAATACGTTGCAGGACTCAATGAGTAAGTTAATATACAACTGGAGTCTAAGCAAATTTAAACCACATGAAAAATTGGTAATTACAGTACGTAATAAAGATGTCGACATTCTTAATTCAAGTATTAGGTCTTTGTTAAAAGCAAATGGTACGCTAAAAGGCACAGAATATGAGCGTTCTATTGATGGAAGGAAAAAGTCATATATGGCAGGAGATAGAATCGTATTTCAAAAAAGCTATAAGGATTTACAAATACAAAATAGTGAATTTGCAACTTTAACTTCGGTTAGTAAAAATAAATTTATAGCTAAGACAGACACAGGAAAAGAAGTGAGTTTTGATCCTAGTGAAATACAATTTAAACATGGCTATGCAAGTACTGTTTATAAGGTCCAGGGAGCTTCTATAAAAGATGTATACGTTTTGCATAACGGAGTAAGTAATATAAGCAGCTCATACGTAGCTATGACAAGGCATATTAAGAGCTTAAAGTTATATTGCAATAATGAAGCTACTGGAAGCATTAACAGTTTAATAAATCAGCTCAGCAGACCAAATGAGAAATCAGCTAGCATAACTCTGAAAACTGCTCATGATTTTGAGAAAGAACGGACAAAGACAACTGTTTTTAGTAAAATTGAAAACTGGTTTAAGTCTATAATCAATGATATCAATGATAGATCTCATGTGAATAAAGAATATTATCATTTTACCGCCAAACCAGAGGAAGAAGCTAAAGTAGAAAAAGTCCAGCTCAAAGATATTTCTACTCCATTATTTATGCAGATCAAAGAACAAAGACAATATGATTATGATGTAACCATTCTGTCAGCAGAAGGAAAAACGATATCAAGTTTTCAGGAAGCTGGCATTGATAGCAGAATGGTATATAGCTCAAATGTAAATAATTTAAAGTATTATCAGCCATTTCAAGGAGAAAAGATTCTTATAGCTGCAAATAATGATAAACAAAATAAAGAATATGTAAGCACTATAAACGAGGCTGCAAAAGTACTGACAAGCAAAGGAGCAATTACTAGCATCGTAATTCATTCAGAAGGTGAAGATTTTAACGAAATGCTAAAAAATAAAGGAGCCACAGCTGTTAAGGAGCTTATGATACCTGAAATCATGAAGTTAATTAATACTCAGAACGTAAAAACAGAGTCTGAACAAGTGGTGAAAACTGACATAGCTCAAAAAATTGGACTTAGACGGTAGTGCTGAAGATTTGAAATTGAATGTAAGCTATTCATTCACAGGGCGAATTACAAAATGAGATAAAAAATGATAACCGAAAGCGATTTTTGTAATTCGCATTATGCCTTGCTAAGAGAATATTGGAAGCGCTGGAATTTTGAAGATCTGCATCTGTTAGAAAACTATCTCAATAATCACTTAGCAATAAAATTATAATTCAAACGGTAAAAATATCAAATATTTATACCACAAAA
This genomic interval from Orientia tsutsugamushi contains the following:
- a CDS encoding sensor histidine kinase, giving the protein MENNNIYLIQYIRHIVNNCNKTKQNIVELVGYKQDAIAKITDTLGSLDELINHLNDKICVFRKNIESKNVELENFSLQTFVTDAVARLKAIAEDDRIDLKSNFQANIKDSIIGDSLRIRAVLSQLAESAIIHGTKCTTINICVHLLPSKDGKTDSKDKILQFLVQSTGPSIQKEKLQKMNSELSNSNLTKHQELGQGLVFIKQLTHQMKGNLKIDQGSNYISSSFEVPIQLYT
- a CDS encoding sensor histidine kinase, translating into MENNNNDLNDKICVFRKTIKSTNVELAKFSLRKMLNGTIAAIRLIAEDENIELREKIGNDIYDIITGDRFRIRAVLTQLVGSAIMHSTNSKVRVSIDFLPPKNEQSNSKDRILKFVVHSVGAGISKNKLQEMNSELKKPHLIKHQALDSGLELIKHLTYEMKGSIKIESKEGHYTKFLVSIPIQTSNLNSQH
- a CDS encoding sensor histidine kinase, which produces MKIKLQQAEDYLEEAESMKQYCIDLIQKIKYTFDLTTAKIQDLADDLLCWQNDFKEKEYKTTSLTRILNCVANLQDCCNSIVYSLRDQIELQNVHLKKFSIQKLLKDTISSLKEIAEDREISLSYNVQDNINDIVIGDSCLLQTILSQLISGAIRVNKSCKVDVIVMLFIAPYRKENEKDKILRFIVRDNGKGISQEKLQEINAKFTDLHSIRVSRNIRLESRIYKLHC
- a CDS encoding sensor histidine kinase, with product MSHTIKSGDFGIQAKVNNTIRALKPFTENKGINLSCNFKNDIKDLIIVNSTQIQKVLTLLICNATNSKCSEISVEVDLLPSTNKKTNYRILQLIVRNNGIGISAEKVKKINNELRNLHIKSYAVLESELLLVKPFIHEMTGKIKLESKQDQYTAFTCSIPIEVR
- a CDS encoding HD domain-containing protein, whose product is MLAFLNCEHINKLLDKLDLINHSFNKRIDLDKVKKAIFYAKKYHSNQKRDTGEPYYMHPLKVAYMVVEYSSETDTIITAILHDVIEDTKLTKKKIAMEFNDNIAEQVLALTRNIGGKKTSSMKMIQTLVNQDKVELLLIKLLDRLDNIKTIFIKPAKRRQEIILETQQEFIPLAEYLKLPEIAIKLNKYCERYAT
- a CDS encoding Rpn family recombination-promoting nuclease/putative transposase; this translates as MHLSRFLDPKNDVAFKKIFGSEKNKDILIHFLNDILLFEGNREITEVEFLGTILDADIASKKESIVDVLCKDKNGAQYIIEMQVDPTQGFEKRAQYYAAKAYGRQPNRGKEGKYSDLKEVIFIAIADYKLFPNKEDYISRHVILDKKTYEHDLKDFSFTFIELPKFKKNRVEELSDITEKWCYFFKHAKETTLDGYNKIIGEDLIIKRAYEALDQFNWSEDELITYEQELKRIWDNKAVEDYKLERAKAEGIKLGEAKGKAEGKAEGIKLGEAKGKAEGKAEGIKLGEAKGKAEGKAEAKKDFAIKLLKSELSVETIAEYTDLSIQEVLNLKNSVK
- a CDS encoding tetratricopeptide repeat protein, with the protein product MLTDKYFNKENSFFQLRKYQEAIKKFNLAIKCNPYSAEAYINKGIALDKLGQHQEAIENYDIAIKYKPDSVEAYINKGISLKQLGQYQDAIKNYDIAIKYKPDSAEAYNNKGASLNDLGQYEEAIENYDIAIKYKPDSAKAYINKGNTLMQLWQYQKAIENYDIAIQYNPNDVNAYYNKGIALNELGRYQETIDNYDIAIKYKPDLAKAYINKGNALNALGRYQEAIENFDTGIRYNPNDEKAYYNKGISLYQLGQYQEVIENCDIAIKHKPDLAEAYMNKGVALSKLGQHQEAIKKFNLAIKYKPGFAEAYLNKGESLKQLGQREKAIKNFELAIKYNPGLIAPYIRDILKKVEMQ
- a CDS encoding conjugal transfer protein TraD, with the protein product MANLMQKKITLQQKKARLIMDEVNLKIKERKMRTRRLIEMGGLLAKANLDHLPTNTLFGAIVSLKETLTQHPNVQDHWTTIGKDIFDKEQQNKAAVILKFASEPDENTKRYIRLHGLKWNSFRQEWCGHVKDIEALKNGLLNVQYKLELVS
- a CDS encoding HNH endonuclease, producing MNKDLYLWKLQWTTIKRHILVKGKSSPDNSKLREYWHKRQADSPKYLFKSRQILWRRQKGKCLVCFDLIDNGESVHVHHITPIRCGGTDHINNLCLLHENCHRQVHSNRGQLIAAVCKLLEPYAE
- the ltrA gene encoding group II intron reverse transcriptase/maturase produces the protein MLNANVTIETKDNFKKIYWHSIDWKEIIQKVNNLRRRIYRASANGNMKLVRNLQRLMLKSRANRLLAIRRVTQINKGRKSPGIDKIVVKTDKERSLLMEKLADNNLSSVKPIKRVYIPKSNGESRPLGLPTILDRCRQAVVKSALEPYWEAKFEGCSYGFRPGRSAHDAIQRISGIIRHGTNRNWILDADIKGAFDNIDHNFLLKIIGNFPARNWIQAWLKSGVMQDYQIIKTTAGTPQGGLISPLLLNITLHGMSDILNIIYNKYDHLYSKSEYALVRYADDFVVCAKSESSCIRAKSIINDWLSIRGLELSKEKTRILHINEGFDFLGFNIRQYKTNSTRRGVALLVKPSKDSIKSFKKRMSIEWKKSFSWNIDRIIDNLNSKIFGWCSYFNKVVSKKIFSNLDCWMWI